In one Lolium rigidum isolate FL_2022 chromosome 3, APGP_CSIRO_Lrig_0.1, whole genome shotgun sequence genomic region, the following are encoded:
- the LOC124694660 gene encoding GATA transcription factor 1-like: MVGGGEVDKDAAALAHELPGFNIFFDQTGLEVPAVEAEGEQVQGAAGEDDEEELEWLSNKDAFPSVETMAAVDEEEAAAAAAAAAVAAPARAAVGPRTKGLRRRRRVTAPWSLAPALPRPAPRQAAARRRCTHCASEETPQWRLGPDGPRTLCNACGVRFKTGRLLPEYRPANSPTFSPLLHSNSHRRVLEMRSRGVDGGEASPSGRAIAKARRAERVAARHAAKDGGDAPGPAQAETPALP; this comes from the exons ATGGTGGGGGGCGGCGAGGTTGACAAGGACGCGGCGGCGCTGGCTCACGAGCTGCCGGGCTTCAATATCTTCTTTGACCAGACG GGGTTGGAGGTGCCCGCGGTGGAGGCAGAAGGGGAACAGGTGCAGGGGGCTGCGGGGgaggacgatgaggaggagctgGAGTGGCTGTCCAACAAGGATGCCTTCCCTTCGGTGGAGACCATGGCGGCGgtagacgaggaggaggccgcggcggcggcggcggcggcggcggtggctgccCCGGCGCGCGCGGCGGTGGGGCCTAGGACCAAGGggctgcggcggcgccggcgcgtgACGGCGCCGTGGAGCCTGGCGCCCGCGCTGCCTCGCCCGgccccgcggcaggcggcggcgcggcggcggtgcaCGCACTGCGCGTCGGAGGAGACGCCGCAGTGGCGGCTGGGTCCGGACGGGCCCCGCACGCTGTGCAACGCGTGCGGGGTGCGGTTCAAGACCGGGCGGCTGCTCCCGGAGTACCGGCCGGCGAACAGCCCCACGTTCTCCCCACTGCTGCACTCCAACTCCCACCGCCGGGTGCTGGAGATGCGCAGCCGCGGCGTGGACGGCGGCGAGGCCtcgccctccggccgcgccatcgCCAAGGCCCGCCGCGCCGAGCGCGTGGCGGCGCGCCACGCCGCCAAGGACGGCGGCGATGCCCCGGGCCCAGCCCAAGCTGAAACGCCAGCTCTCCCCTGA